Proteins encoded by one window of Persephonella sp.:
- the flgA gene encoding flagellar basal body P-ring formation chaperone FlgA produces MDHLRLNLFLLFLLFSFSYGETVIKLKKYVETEKSDLTLSQIAQIKTENKSFLQFLSSIKVAKNLKPGEKTTLTKNDIKNILKKNYVDPDSVIITGSSVTLKRKEITISKQILEKKVSEYLKKKYKDINIESIDFSLKPFKPDSEYKIKIKERSKTHSRIYLTALVIQKEKEKTINISVKYKQMVNAPVPKKDLLRGQIIKEEDIEIKKVPAQRGIITDKKLLVGAVVRTTLKKGKPVKIGMITPDYPVKRRSYVKVVYDRNGIKIEITGIALENGIIGQVIKVKNRSTGKILPCKVIGKDTVLFVGGL; encoded by the coding sequence TTGGATCACTTAAGACTTAATCTATTTTTACTTTTTTTGCTGTTTTCTTTCAGCTACGGTGAGACAGTTATTAAACTGAAAAAATATGTGGAGACAGAAAAGTCAGACCTTACCCTTTCCCAGATAGCACAGATAAAAACAGAAAATAAAAGTTTTTTACAGTTTCTTTCAAGTATAAAGGTTGCAAAAAATCTCAAACCGGGAGAAAAGACCACTCTCACCAAAAACGACATTAAAAACATTCTCAAAAAAAATTATGTTGATCCAGATTCTGTGATAATCACTGGAAGCAGTGTAACACTAAAAAGAAAAGAGATCACAATATCCAAACAGATTTTAGAAAAAAAAGTGTCAGAATACTTGAAAAAAAAATATAAGGATATCAATATTGAAAGCATAGATTTTAGCCTAAAACCATTTAAGCCTGACTCGGAATATAAAATTAAGATAAAAGAAAGGTCTAAAACCCATTCCCGCATATACCTGACAGCTTTAGTAATCCAGAAAGAAAAGGAGAAAACAATAAACATTTCCGTCAAATACAAACAGATGGTAAATGCCCCCGTTCCCAAAAAAGATCTTTTAAGGGGACAGATAATAAAGGAGGAAGATATAGAGATAAAGAAAGTTCCTGCACAGAGGGGAATAATAACAGATAAAAAACTTCTTGTCGGTGCTGTTGTCAGGACAACCCTAAAAAAAGGAAAGCCTGTAAAAATAGGTATGATAACACCGGATTATCCTGTAAAAAGAAGGAGTTATGTAAAAGTGGTTTATGACCGAAACGGAATAAAGATAGAGATCACAGGAATAGCCCTTGAAAATGGAATTATAGGGCAGGTAATAAAGGTAAAAAACCGATCAACAGGGAAGATACTGCCATGCAAGGTAATTGGAAAAGATACAGTTTTATTTGTAGGTGGGCTTTAA
- a CDS encoding flagellar basal body L-ring protein FlgH gives MQGNWKRYSFICRWALILPVIFLFSCAEKKQTLKPFEPKPPEIVSERPVSPPGSLFTEATATNLFSDDKAYQVGDVITVKVIENISGSGSANSQSSRDTSVDLDFPSPTLMGKPLVNKSPIAGMKAGSKNNFKGTGKTDRKARLIATISARVVKVYPNGNLFIVGKKVIKINEDEQILRISGIVEPTYIDQDNSILSSKISDMYIEYNGKGFIADNQRPGWLAQFLTKIWPF, from the coding sequence ATGCAAGGTAATTGGAAAAGATACAGTTTTATTTGTAGGTGGGCTTTAATACTGCCTGTTATTTTCCTCTTTTCATGTGCAGAAAAAAAACAGACCTTAAAACCTTTTGAACCAAAACCCCCTGAAATTGTTTCTGAAAGACCTGTTTCTCCTCCCGGTTCTTTATTTACAGAAGCAACAGCGACAAACCTTTTTTCAGATGATAAGGCATATCAGGTAGGAGATGTAATTACGGTTAAGGTTATAGAGAACATATCAGGCTCAGGAAGTGCAAACAGCCAGTCTTCAAGGGATACATCTGTTGATCTTGACTTTCCTTCCCCTACCCTTATGGGAAAACCCCTTGTTAACAAATCCCCTATAGCAGGTATGAAAGCAGGTTCAAAAAATAACTTTAAAGGAACAGGAAAGACTGATAGAAAAGCAAGGCTGATAGCAACAATCTCTGCAAGGGTTGTAAAGGTTTACCCAAACGGAAACCTTTTTATAGTTGGCAAAAAAGTCATAAAGATCAATGAAGATGAGCAGATACTCAGAATATCCGGCATTGTAGAACCTACATACATAGATCAGGACAACTCCATCTTATCCTCAAAGATTTCAGATATGTATATTGAGTATAACGGCAAAGGATTTATAGCAGATAATCAGCGTCCAGGTTGGCTCGCACAGTTTCTTACAAAAATCTGGCCTTTTTAG
- a CDS encoding flagellar basal body P-ring protein FlgI, with the protein MSLRYILLVMFIFSFSYAENLVKIRDEVNVVGLRPNYLIGYGIVVGLKGTGDGTTTRYTLISIANMLRKMGIYIDPAQVKTKNSAAVMVTAKLPPFAKTGMRFDVTVASMGDAKDIGNGVLIRTPLFGPDGKVYAFAQGSVSTGGGFSESNKGGKVVKNFPTTGVVVDGGIVEKDLPFDFAKMKHLILTLKRPDFSKAIQIQDTINNHFGKEIAKAIDATTVKVAFPQGKDKVKTVGEILSLNIKTDSEPTVVIYERTGTVIMSGDIKIDAPIYVSHGNIYVSVEKKPVVSQPPPLSGGETVQTEEVKTTVVEEKGRIFAIQSPRLKDLVEALNDIGVSPRDLIAIIQAIKNTGKLHAKIVIM; encoded by the coding sequence ATGAGCCTGAGATATATTTTGTTGGTTATGTTTATTTTCAGTTTTTCCTATGCAGAAAATTTAGTAAAGATTAGAGACGAGGTTAATGTTGTTGGTTTAAGACCTAATTATCTTATAGGATACGGAATTGTTGTAGGGTTGAAGGGAACAGGAGATGGAACAACCACAAGATATACCCTCATAAGTATAGCAAACATGCTTAGAAAAATGGGAATATATATAGACCCTGCTCAGGTTAAAACAAAAAATTCTGCTGCTGTTATGGTAACAGCAAAGCTTCCTCCTTTCGCAAAAACAGGAATGAGATTTGATGTTACAGTTGCATCAATGGGTGATGCTAAGGACATAGGAAACGGTGTTCTAATCAGGACACCCCTTTTTGGACCTGACGGAAAGGTTTATGCATTTGCGCAGGGATCTGTTTCCACAGGTGGAGGTTTTTCAGAGTCTAATAAAGGGGGAAAGGTTGTTAAAAACTTCCCAACAACAGGTGTTGTTGTTGATGGGGGAATAGTTGAAAAGGATCTTCCCTTTGATTTTGCAAAGATGAAACATCTTATTTTAACTTTAAAAAGACCTGATTTTTCAAAGGCAATTCAGATACAGGATACGATAAACAACCATTTTGGAAAAGAAATAGCGAAAGCTATTGATGCAACAACTGTGAAAGTGGCTTTTCCACAGGGGAAAGACAAGGTTAAAACGGTAGGAGAGATACTTAGCCTTAATATAAAAACAGATTCGGAACCAACAGTTGTTATTTACGAAAGAACAGGAACTGTTATAATGAGCGGGGATATAAAAATAGATGCGCCGATTTATGTTTCCCACGGAAACATTTATGTTTCTGTTGAGAAAAAACCTGTAGTATCACAACCCCCTCCACTTTCTGGAGGTGAAACAGTTCAGACAGAAGAAGTGAAAACAACGGTAGTAGAAGAAAAGGGCAGAATATTTGCTATACAATCACCAAGGCTGAAAGATCTTGTGGAAGCTCTCAACGACATTGGTGTATCACCAAGGGATCTTATAGCAATAATTCAGGCAATAAAAAACACAGGAAAACTCCACGCAAAGATAGTAATAATGTAA
- a CDS encoding rod-binding protein has product MFNPDMKIKPYWEIKDISQIKNPEEIAKEFEAMFVRMVMKEFRKTLDGGIFSNSFSYKMYMDMFDMQIAEAVASSDSLGLKQYILDAIKVYEKYSSGE; this is encoded by the coding sequence ATGTTCAATCCAGATATGAAAATAAAACCTTACTGGGAGATAAAAGATATTTCCCAGATAAAGAATCCTGAGGAGATTGCAAAAGAGTTTGAAGCAATGTTTGTCAGAATGGTAATGAAGGAATTCAGGAAAACCCTTGACGGAGGTATATTCTCAAACTCCTTTTCATATAAAATGTATATGGATATGTTTGATATGCAGATAGCAGAGGCTGTAGCTTCTTCAGATAGTTTAGGTCTTAAACAATACATACTTGATGCAATTAAGGTTTACGAAAAATACTCCTCCGGAGAATAG